CGCCACCAAGGGTTCCACCACCGCCAGCTGCTGAAGATTCGTAAGCTTGGATCATCTTACGAACCATATTGCCACCTACAGCGCCGTTCAGACGGGAAGGAACGTCACCCAGATAACCTTGATAGTTCGGAAGACCGATTTCAGCTGCGGTCTCATACTTCAATTGGTCCAAAGCCTGACGGGCTTGCGGAACTACCAGTTGGTTGGTTCTTTGGCCAGTTGCCATGCATTTTCACCTCCTTTACTTGGTATCTCTATTCAATCACTTACTAACTTTGCGTAGCCCTTGATTGTTCGTATGCTTGAATCATTTTACGTACCATGTTACCACCTACAGCACCGTTCAGACGGGAAGGAACATCACCCAGATAGCCTTGATAGTTTGGAAGACCGATTTCAGCTGCGGTCTCATACTTCAATTGGTCTATAGCTTGACGAGCTTGTGAAACTACTAAGGTATTTCTTCTTTGTCCTGCTGCCATAATGTCACCTCCTTTGCTGTGGTAGTTTTAGTATAACTCGTTAGCCAATCTTTATGCCTGACTCTACCTAGAAGTATTTGCCTTGGTTTTTTCATGAAAGGCATCTTGGAGATGGAAAAGCTCCCTTAAACAAGGAAGCTTTAGCGTTTCTTTTCTTTATCATCTTTTTTGTTTCTATTGCTCCTGAGAGAAAGTCCCATTTCCTGAGCTACCTCATACATATATTTTTCCAGCGGGCTGAACTGCTTGCCTGTCTTTTTATCCGTAACATTCACCTCGTTTTTATAGTTTCCTCTTTAACTTTTTCTTTACCAAGTGCCTCCCTGCCATCTAACATTGTCAACGCTTCTTCATAACTTTCCACGTAGCCTGAATTAAAAAGTCCGACCTGAGTTTCATTTAAAACCGGCTGCTTGGTTGCTTCTTGTACGAGATTCAGTTCATCAACAATCCGTTCGTTATTTGATTTCTCATGTTGTTCGTTGTCAATCCCCAATCTGGTTACACCTCGCCACCCTGTTCTTTTATTATTTTTAACGCCTGGTTAAGCTGGCTGGTATTAACTACTACGGTAAGCATAAACGCGTGATTTCCCGGGACC
This region of Zhaonella formicivorans genomic DNA includes:
- a CDS encoding alpha/beta-type small acid-soluble spore protein, with amino-acid sequence MAAGQRRNTLVVSQARQAIDQLKYETAAEIGLPNYQGYLGDVPSRLNGAVGGNMVRKMIQAYEQSRATQS
- a CDS encoding alpha/beta-type small acid-soluble spore protein, with protein sequence MATGQRTNQLVVPQARQALDQLKYETAAEIGLPNYQGYLGDVPSRLNGAVGGNMVRKMIQAYESSAAGGGGTLGGGTTGGGGR